Below is a genomic region from bacterium.
AGAAGGGTTTGCGAGAATTGTAAGGAAAATTTTCATATAGAATATAAAAAACCGAAAGCAGAGAATAAATGCGATCGCTGCGGCGGAAAGCTTGTTATCCGCGATGATGATAAACCTGAGACAATAAAGAACAGACTCGATGTTTATAGAAATATGACAGAGCCCTTGATTGATTATTATGTAAAAAAAGGGCTTTTGGAAAATATCCCAGGGAATAAAAGCATATTAGAAATTGAACAGGATATTGAAAAGGCTATTTTAAAAAAGGCAAAATAATGATTCCACTTAAGACTACGGAAGAAATAGGATATATCCGTGAAAGTGGGATAATAGTTGCGGGCGCGCTGGATAAATTAATGAAAGTTATTGGACCCGGTATAAAGACAATAGAACTGGATCGGCTGGCAGGCGAATTTATTCATACTAAAGGAGCGGAATCAGCATTTTTAGGTTTTAAAGGATTTCCAAAAAGCATATGTGTTTCAGTAAATAACGAAGTTATTCATGGTATCCCGTGTGAACGTGTAATTAAAAAAGGGGATATTGTAAGTTTGGATATTGGTGTTGTGAAAAACGGGTATTATGCTGACGCGGCGGTAACAGTAGGGGTTGAAGAAATTAAAGAAGATGCGGAAAAACTGATGCATTCGACACGGGAAGCTCTTTTTAAGGGTATAGAAAAGACTTTTTCAGGTAACAGATTGGGTGATATTTCTTGGGCTATTCAGTATAATGTTGAAAAAGCCGGATTCTCGGTAGTAAGGAAGTTTGTCGGGCATGGCATAGGAAAACAGCTTCATGAAGAGCCTCAAATACCTAATTTTGGAAGTCCCGGACAGGGCCCGAAGTTGAGAGAGGGTATGGTATTAGCTATAGAGCCAATGGTAAATTTTGGCGGTTATGAAGTGGATGTTTGTGATGACGGATGGACAGCTATTACAAAAGATAGAAGTTTATCAGCACATTTTGAGCATACAGTTGCCATTACGGCAAATGGGCCGGTGATTTTAACATTGATAGAATAAATAGTTGTTAGTGAATAGTAGATAATTATAAGAAAAATAATGTCTTCAACTAATTACTGTCTACTGTTCACTATTCACTAATATTAAGGAGAAAATGGCTAAAGAGAAAGCTGTTGAGGTTGAAGGTAAAGTAGTAGAAGCATTACCTAATGCTATGTTCCGTGTTGAACTGAAAAATGGGCATAAAATGCTTGCCCATATTTCAGGAAAAATGAAAATGAATTTTATCAGGATTCTGCCGGGAGACAGGGTTTTAGTTGAATTGTCGCCTTATGATTTAAGCAGGGGAAGGATTACATATAGATATAAATAGCGCTGAAGGCTGAAGGCTAAAGGCTGAAGGAGTTTTTATGAAAGTGAGAGCATCAGTAAAACCAATTTGTGAAAAGTGCAAGATAATCAGAAGAAAAAATGTAGTAAGGATTATTTGTAAAAATCCTAAACATAAACAGAGGCAGAAATAATGTAGGGGCGGTTCTTGACCCGCCCAACAACAGGGCAATTCATGAATTGCCCCTACAAATAATATTGGAGGAAAAATGGCACGAATTGCTGGAGTGGATATTCCAAGAGAGAAAAGGGTAGAAATAGCCTTGACTTATATACACGGTATCGGAAGAAAAATATCGAATGATATTTTGAAAAGGGCCAGGGTCAATCCTGATACAAGGGTGAGAAGTCTGACCGAGGAAGAAGCAGGACGTATTAATGAAATAGTTGCACGGGAATATAAAGTTGAGGGAGAAATAAGGACTGCTGTTGCCATGAACATCAAGAGGCTGATGGATATAGGGTCTTACCGGGGTGTCCGTCATAGAAAGGGTTTGCCTTCCCGCGGCCAGCGGACACGTACAAATGCAAGAACAAGAAAGGGCCCAAGAAGGACAATGGGGATAAAGAAAGGTAAAATTGAAAAATGAGTACAAAGAAAAAGGAAAAAAAAGATATCAGAAACGGCATCGCTCATATTCATTCAACGTTTAATAATACCATAGTAACTATTACTGATTTACAGGGAAATGTAATTTGCTGGTCAAGCGCAGGGATTACCGGTTTTAGCGGTTCAAGAAAGAGTACTCCCTTTGCTGCCCAGAGGGCCGCAGAGAACTGCGCACAAAAAGCTGCCGGTCATGGGATGAAAAAAATAGATGTATACGTAAAAGGCCCTGGTGCGGGGAGGGAGGCAGCTATACGCGCCCTTCAGACAGCAGGAATAGAGATAAGTTTAATAAAAGATGTAACACCGATTCCTCATAATGGATGCAGACCGCCGAAGAGGAGAAGGGTGTAAATGAGACTACAATTTAACAAATTAATATGCAGTTAAATTGTATAGTCGAATTTACCCCGCACCAAAACTTTCTATTTGGTGTATGGTAAATTGTTAGTAGAAGTGTTGAAATTCTAGTGCAAAGGTTTATTTGTTACTGATAAACAGTTTTTGGTGCGGGGTTCAATTCGCACTATCATTTTTGTACGCACTTCATGCTTCATAAATGATGTGCTCATTGAAGGAGAATTAATGGCAAGATATTTGGCTTCAGATTGTAAATTATGCAGAAAAACAGATTTTAAATTATTTTTAAAGGGAAACAGGTGTTATTCGGATAAATGCACCCTGGAAAAAAGAAAGGTTCTTCCGGGACAGCACGGGGCAAATAAGAAAAAATTATCTGAATACGGATTGAGGCTTAGGGAAAAGCAGCGTTTAAGGTTTACCTATGGGCTTTTGGAGAAACAGTTTAGCAATTATTTTGATAAGGCGGCCAAGGCAAAAGGGATTACAGGAGAGAATCTTTTATTACAGATGGAAAGACGTTTAGATAATATAGTTTTTAAATTGGGATTCGCGGTTTCCAGAATGGAAGCCAGGCAATTAGTTACACATGGGCATTTTTTGGTCAATAAAAGGAAAGTAAGTTTTCCTTCCTTTTCAGTGAAAATTGGAGATGTGATTGAAATAAAAGAGAAATCGAAAGAGAATGTCAGGATAAAAGAAGGATTGGAATTGCTTGAAAAACGCGGACAAACAAACTGGCTGGAATTAAATAAAGAACAGTTAAAAGGAGTTGTGAAATATTTCCCGGCAAGAGATGAAATGGGTATTCCGATACAAGAAAAATTGGTTGTAGAATTTTATTCACGTTAAAAGTTTTCCAAAAAAGGAGATAGAAGAAATGGAAAAAACACTTTGGAAAGGTATGGAGAGGCCAAGAAAAGTTATAGTTGAGCAGGACACCTTGACTCCTACCTATGGAAAATTTATTGCAGAACCTTTTGAAAGGGGTTACGGGATCACAATTGGCAATTCGCTTCGGCGGGTATTAATTTCATCTCTACCGGGAGCGGCGGTGACTTCTGTAAAATTTGAAGGTATTACACATGAATTTACTACTATCCCGGAGATTAAAGAAGATGTTACTGATATAATTTTAAACCTGAAAGAATTAGTGTTAAAATTAAACGGGACAGGTCCTGTAAATATTAATTTAAATGTTCACGGTGAAAAGGAAGTAAAAGCCAAAGATATAGAAGCCCCTTCTTCTATAGAAATATTAAATCCGGAACAGCATATTGCGACACTCGGGAAAAGAGGGAAACTTAATTTAGAGTTAACAGTAGATGTAGGCCGTGGTTATGTGCCTGCGGAATTTAATAAAAAAGAAGGACAGGCCATTGGTGTTATTCCTGTAGATTCTCTTTTTTCACCTGTTAAAAAAGTGACCTTTGATGTGCAGAAAACAAGAATCGGACAAATGACAGATTATGACCGTGTGGTTTTGGAAATCTGGACAAATGGAAGTATTAAACCGGAAGACGCTTTAGGGTACGCGGCCAAGATAGTGAAAGATCATATGTCGGTTTTTATTAATTTTGAAGAAAAAGAAGAAGTAATCTCTGATGAGAAAGATGAAGATAAAAAACTTAATGAATTATTGGACCAGAGTGTAGAGGAATTGGAACTCTCTGTCCGTGCGGCCAATTGCCTGAGGAATTCAGAAATAAAGACAATAAGAGATTTAGTGCATAGGTCCGAAATTGATATGTTAAAATTCAGAAATTTCGGAAGAAAATCCTTGAATGAAATCAAGGAAATTTTAGTCAGCATGGGTCTTTCTTTCGGGATGAAGATAGATGAAAAAAATAAGAAGAGGAAAGAGGAGTAATTATGAGGCATCGTAACAATAAGCGAAGATTGGGAAGAACTGCTTCTCATAGAAGTGCTATGCTTAGAAATATGGTTACTTCATTTTTGGAGCATGAAGAAATTGTTACTACTGAAGCTAAAGCTAAGGAATTGAGGAGAGTAGCTGAAAAAATGATTACATGGGGAAAAGAAAACAACTTGAGCGCCAAGCGGGAAGTTATGCGTATTGTGAGGGACAAAAATGTTATGAGGAAACTTTTTGAAACAATAGCGCCGCGTTTTGCAAGCCGTTCAGGTGGATATACAAAGATTGTAAAAATCGGCACACGGCTGGGAGACGCCGCGGAAGAGGTAATGATTAAACTGGTGGGATAAAAAAAGTTAAAAATCAGTAGGACTTAGAGGACTTAGGGGACGGAGGACTTAGGGGACGTTGGTGCTGAAATTGCTTTACAGCATTCAATAATATGTGAAGACGATCCCTATCTGCAGGAATTAGTACGGTATATACATCTGAATCCATACAGATAGAGTGCTCAGATAGGCGTGTAAGGAATATTAATTGATAAAGTAAAGTCCGATTTGAAGGAATAAGGTTTGTAAAAACAATATTGCAAACAGGCTAATATTTGGGTGGAGACCGTAAGCAAAAAAATATATTTTTTGTTATAGGCTAAGTGTTTTTTCTTGACTTACTTTCTTATAGGCGTCCCCTATTCTCTCCTTCCGGTATTCCGGCTGCCTATTTAGATAAATCAAAAAAAGTGGCCTGAAATGAATCTGAATGACCAGCCGGATTGGAGCGGATTTTACACGATCTGAAGCATTGAAGATTTATCTATTTTAGCTCTATTTTGAATCAAAGAGACGGAAGGAAAATACCTAACACCAGCGAATTCATGCTATATACACGAAACACAACCATAATACTTAATTGTTTTCTATTTGAAATTTAAAAAACCACTTGACAAATGATAGCAAATATACTATCATTTCAATATGAAAATAGTTTTGGATACCAATGTGCTATTCCAAGCAATCTATAGTGATAAAGGCGCATCGCATAAGATATTGTCCTTAATAAGGTCAGGGGACTTGACATTACTGATTTCAACGACAGTAATTACTGAATATGAGGAAGTTCTCAAACGAAACATCGGGGAGCTAAATTTAAACAAAGAAAATATTGAGGACCTTCTGGTTTATTTTGGTTATATTGGCAAAAGGGTTATTCCGCACTACTTATGGCGTCCTAATTTACAAGATGAAGATGATAATATATTTGTTGAATTGGCATTAAACGGCAATGCCGATTGGCTTATAACACAAAATATCAGTGATTTTAGAAATAACGCCGAATTAAGATTTTACGATCTCAAGATTGACACACCATCAAATTTTCAGAAATATTGGAGGAAGAAAAATGAAAAATAAAGCTAGCGTTTTAACCATTCGTATACCAAAAAGATTGAAAAATGAAATTGAAAAGGTGTCTGATACCCAAGGGGTATCAATAAACCAATTCGCGTTATTCGCATTTACGAAAGAAATAGTTGAAATTGAGGACAATAAGTATTTTCAAAAAATATTAAAAAATAAAACCCGGGAAGAGATATTAAGCAATTACGACAATATTATGTCTGGTAAAAAATATTCAAATGA
It encodes:
- a CDS encoding putative toxin-antitoxin system toxin component, PIN family is translated as MKIVLDTNVLFQAIYSDKGASHKILSLIRSGDLTLLISTTVITEYEEVLKRNIGELNLNKENIEDLLVYFGYIGKRVIPHYLWRPNLQDEDDNIFVELALNGNADWLITQNISDFRNNAELRFYDLKIDTPSNFQKYWRKKNEK
- the rpsD gene encoding 30S ribosomal protein S4, yielding MARYLASDCKLCRKTDFKLFLKGNRCYSDKCTLEKRKVLPGQHGANKKKLSEYGLRLREKQRLRFTYGLLEKQFSNYFDKAAKAKGITGENLLLQMERRLDNIVFKLGFAVSRMEARQLVTHGHFLVNKRKVSFPSFSVKIGDVIEIKEKSKENVRIKEGLELLEKRGQTNWLELNKEQLKGVVKYFPARDEMGIPIQEKLVVEFYSR
- the rpsM gene encoding 30S ribosomal protein S13, which encodes MARIAGVDIPREKRVEIALTYIHGIGRKISNDILKRARVNPDTRVRSLTEEEAGRINEIVAREYKVEGEIRTAVAMNIKRLMDIGSYRGVRHRKGLPSRGQRTRTNARTRKGPRRTMGIKKGKIEK
- a CDS encoding toxin-antitoxin system HicB family antitoxin, producing the protein MKNKASVLTIRIPKRLKNEIEKVSDTQGVSINQFALFAFTKEIVEIEDNKYFQKILKNKTREEILSNYDNIMSGKKYSNENVPDWDKI
- the infA gene encoding translation initiation factor IF-1 gives rise to the protein MAKEKAVEVEGKVVEALPNAMFRVELKNGHKMLAHISGKMKMNFIRILPGDRVLVELSPYDLSRGRITYRYK
- the map gene encoding type I methionyl aminopeptidase; translated protein: MIPLKTTEEIGYIRESGIIVAGALDKLMKVIGPGIKTIELDRLAGEFIHTKGAESAFLGFKGFPKSICVSVNNEVIHGIPCERVIKKGDIVSLDIGVVKNGYYADAAVTVGVEEIKEDAEKLMHSTREALFKGIEKTFSGNRLGDISWAIQYNVEKAGFSVVRKFVGHGIGKQLHEEPQIPNFGSPGQGPKLREGMVLAIEPMVNFGGYEVDVCDDGWTAITKDRSLSAHFEHTVAITANGPVILTLIE
- a CDS encoding DNA-directed RNA polymerase subunit alpha, whose amino-acid sequence is MEKTLWKGMERPRKVIVEQDTLTPTYGKFIAEPFERGYGITIGNSLRRVLISSLPGAAVTSVKFEGITHEFTTIPEIKEDVTDIILNLKELVLKLNGTGPVNINLNVHGEKEVKAKDIEAPSSIEILNPEQHIATLGKRGKLNLELTVDVGRGYVPAEFNKKEGQAIGVIPVDSLFSPVKKVTFDVQKTRIGQMTDYDRVVLEIWTNGSIKPEDALGYAAKIVKDHMSVFINFEEKEEVISDEKDEDKKLNELLDQSVEELELSVRAANCLRNSEIKTIRDLVHRSEIDMLKFRNFGRKSLNEIKEILVSMGLSFGMKIDEKNKKRKEE
- the rpmJ gene encoding 50S ribosomal protein L36, with amino-acid sequence MKVRASVKPICEKCKIIRRKNVVRIICKNPKHKQRQK
- the rpsK gene encoding 30S ribosomal protein S11; protein product: MSTKKKEKKDIRNGIAHIHSTFNNTIVTITDLQGNVICWSSAGITGFSGSRKSTPFAAQRAAENCAQKAAGHGMKKIDVYVKGPGAGREAAIRALQTAGIEISLIKDVTPIPHNGCRPPKRRRV